The genome window AGTTATAGGTGGAGGTGATGGCGGTACAGTAAGAGAATTAAGCCGTTATACTCAAATAGAAAAGATTGACATGGTTGAAATAGATAAAATGGTCGTAGATGTATCTAAGGAATATATGGATATATGCTCATGTAAATTAGATGATAAAAGAGTAAGTTTATATTTTGAAGATGGTGTTAATTTTGTTAAGTGTGCTTGTGATAAATCATATGATTTGATAATAGTAGACTCAACTGACCCAATAGGACCAGGAGAAGGTCTTTTTTCAACTGATTTTTATAAGGATTGTTATAGAATACTGACTGATGATGGAATTTTGGTAAATCAAAGTGAAAGTCCATATTTTGATTTTAATGCTAAGGAGATGAAAAGAGCCAATAAAAAGTTAAAAGAAATATTTCCAATCTCTAAAGTCTATCAAGCACATATACCAACATACCCATCTGGTCATTGGCTGTTTGGATTTGCTTCAAAAAAACTT of Clostridioides sp. ES-S-0054-01 contains these proteins:
- the speE gene encoding polyamine aminopropyltransferase, producing the protein MELWYTEEWTENVRFSIKVNKHLFEGKSKFQRIDVFDSDEFGKFLTIDGLMMVTYKDEFIYHEMITHVPMATNLNIKKVLVIGGGDGGTVRELSRYTQIEKIDMVEIDKMVVDVSKEYMDICSCKLDDKRVSLYFEDGVNFVKCACDKSYDLIIVDSTDPIGPGEGLFSTDFYKDCYRILTDDGILVNQSESPYFDFNAKEMKRANKKLKEIFPISKVYQAHIPTYPSGHWLFGFASKKLNPIKNQDMNGWEKLNLKTKYYNSNIHLGSFMLPQYVKEMLDEQ